In Simplicispira sp. 125, one DNA window encodes the following:
- a CDS encoding iron-containing alcohol dehydrogenase, with the protein MLNFEFYNPTRIVFGQNKVAELARLVPQDARVLVLYGGGSARSTGTLAEVLAALGERTVFEFGGIEPNPTYETLSRAVDMARAERIDYLLAVGGGSVLDGSKFVAAAVPFEGDTWSILEKRGGNITRALPMGAVLTLPATGSEMNSGGVVTRKATHAKLAFSSPLCFPQFSVLDPTKTYTLPPRQIANGLVDAFVHTMEQYLTYPVNAPAQDRFAEGLLQTLIELAPRAMQEGEPDYDNRASLMWTATLALNGLIGAGVPQDWATHMIGHELTALYGIDHARTLAIVLPQVMQARREAKREKLLQYAARVWQITEGSDDERIDAAIARTAQFFESVGIPTRLSAYQLGGEAVDAVVKALTEHGMVKLGEQRAITPEISRAILEAAL; encoded by the coding sequence ATGCTGAATTTCGAGTTTTATAACCCCACCCGCATCGTCTTTGGCCAGAACAAGGTGGCCGAGCTGGCGCGCCTGGTACCGCAGGACGCCCGCGTGCTGGTGCTCTACGGCGGCGGCAGCGCGCGCAGCACCGGAACGCTCGCTGAAGTGCTGGCGGCTCTGGGCGAGCGCACCGTGTTCGAGTTTGGCGGCATCGAGCCCAATCCCACCTACGAAACGCTTTCGCGCGCCGTGGACATGGCGCGTGCCGAGCGCATCGACTATCTGCTGGCGGTGGGGGGCGGCTCGGTGCTCGACGGCAGCAAGTTCGTTGCCGCCGCCGTGCCGTTTGAGGGTGACACCTGGAGCATCCTGGAAAAGCGCGGCGGCAACATCACCCGCGCCCTGCCCATGGGCGCCGTGCTCACCCTGCCCGCCACCGGCTCCGAGATGAACAGCGGCGGCGTGGTGACGCGCAAGGCCACGCATGCCAAGCTGGCTTTCTCCAGCCCGCTGTGCTTCCCGCAGTTTTCGGTGCTCGACCCCACCAAGACCTACACCCTGCCCCCCCGGCAGATTGCCAACGGCCTGGTGGATGCTTTTGTGCACACCATGGAGCAATACCTGACCTACCCGGTGAATGCCCCGGCGCAAGACCGGTTTGCCGAAGGCCTGCTGCAAACCCTGATCGAGCTGGCGCCGCGCGCCATGCAGGAGGGAGAGCCCGACTACGACAACCGCGCCAGCCTGATGTGGACGGCTACGCTGGCACTCAACGGGTTGATCGGCGCCGGTGTGCCGCAGGATTGGGCGACGCACATGATCGGTCACGAGCTGACCGCGCTCTACGGCATCGACCATGCGCGCACGCTGGCCATCGTGCTGCCGCAGGTGATGCAGGCACGGCGTGAGGCCAAGCGCGAGAAGCTGCTGCAGTACGCCGCGCGCGTCTGGCAGATCACCGAGGGCAGCGACGACGAGCGCATCGACGCGGCCATTGCCCGCACGGCGCAGTTCTTTGAAAGCGTGGGCATTCCTACCCGGCTATCGGCCTACCAATTGGGCGGTGAGGCGGTGGATGCGGTAGTGAAAGCCCTGACCGAGCACGGCATGGTCAAGCTGGGCGAGCAGCGCGCCATCACGCCAGAAATCAGCCGGGCGATTCTCGAAGCCGCACTCTGA
- a CDS encoding type 1 glutamine amidotransferase (Members of this family of hydrolases with an active site Cys residue belong to MEROPS family C26.), whose translation MFAPRRLKIGLSACFQHADPERSLFTGKTLQYVEQSIAHWIMSAGAMVVMVPCPTGETARGDVTLAHYADWLDGVVMHGGADVWPGSYGEVPMRDEWQGDRVRDLYDLAVVEAFAQAGKPIFGVCRGLQLINVAFGGTLYQDLQVQHPGAQLHRNASTYDQHFHDIDIVPGTRLAQLYPGQRRVCVNSIHHQGIKQLAPDFVVEAYSHPDGVPEAIRRRPGRGRGGYIAATQWHPEFHKAGTQTVDDTAILRDFLNACTAAHSFPFPGHSPLHIRDRAARLLRQALLRQD comes from the coding sequence ATGTTTGCACCGCGCCGTCTCAAGATCGGTCTGTCGGCCTGTTTCCAGCACGCTGACCCCGAACGCTCGCTTTTCACTGGAAAGACACTGCAGTATGTGGAGCAGTCCATTGCCCACTGGATCATGTCTGCCGGGGCCATGGTGGTCATGGTGCCGTGCCCCACGGGTGAGACGGCACGTGGTGATGTGACCCTGGCGCACTATGCCGACTGGCTCGACGGGGTGGTGATGCACGGCGGTGCCGATGTCTGGCCCGGCAGCTACGGCGAAGTGCCCATGCGCGACGAATGGCAGGGCGACCGTGTGCGCGACCTGTACGACCTGGCCGTGGTCGAGGCCTTCGCCCAGGCGGGAAAACCCATTTTTGGCGTGTGCCGTGGGCTGCAACTCATCAACGTGGCGTTTGGCGGCACGCTGTACCAAGATCTGCAGGTGCAGCACCCTGGGGCGCAGCTGCACCGCAACGCCAGCACCTACGACCAGCATTTCCATGACATCGACATCGTGCCGGGTACCCGCCTGGCGCAGTTGTACCCGGGGCAGCGGCGTGTGTGCGTCAACAGCATCCACCACCAGGGCATCAAGCAGCTCGCGCCGGACTTTGTGGTCGAGGCCTACAGCCACCCTGACGGTGTGCCCGAGGCGATCCGCCGCCGCCCGGGGCGCGGGCGGGGCGGCTACATTGCGGCGACGCAGTGGCACCCCGAGTTCCACAAGGCAGGCACCCAAACCGTGGACGATACGGCCATCCTGCGCGATTTCCTGAACGCCTGCACGGCGGCCCATTCTTTCCCGTTCCCGGGCCACAGCCCCCTGCATATCCGCGACCGCGCCGCCCGCCTGCTGCGCCAGGCGCTGCTGCGCCAGGATTGA
- a CDS encoding TonB-dependent receptor gives MRLPLPHRSVLSALLALAWPLQGLAAVPPGTAAEIVSLEGLGDQRGASTSDWRPARRAQALAPGDFVRTREAARMALVFADETQLRLHQNTVLQVKTIATAGQPVTTLRLDAGRAWTQTRRPAGSPLQMETPAATAAIRGTDWHISVEPDGRTLLTVLSGTVDFGNDQGRIAVGASEAAYAEVGKAPLKLLLSQPRDRVQWVNALQADPVPHLTAAPLPAALEPVRAALTARDTTAARAALDPVRASTPPQWVAAMDAAIALQAGEWRQARALLERQLPHKPPLLVWLMQSDMQLMDGEGQAAVLTLRAALAQWPAHPALLAHLARAQLLSDRIPEAQATLAAAKDVKDPELALARAALARRLGDAPATLSAYTDATALAPQDARGWLGMGSAHTERENTGPARQHLQHALALDPHIAGAQGERGTLETFANRFAEAEAAFASALEDHPADYVALTGQGLLHLKQGQPEAALDDFLRAGVMEPRYARARTWTAVAYYQLGRHQDAITTLRQASALDDKDPLAYMLLAQIHTDLFQPGEAVQAARAAVERMPYLKSLNQLANDQKGSANLGASLAFFGMEDWALELAQQSFSPYWGASHLFLADRYPGEFNKNSELFQGFLTDPMAFGASQRYSSLLQQPGSHGAVDAWQEQEFYHLRAPSITLNGMDNSQVPLSWFVKAQKAQGSRFPIDVGVTNRPASYDATGSAEADAGIFTLGLGLQPSERLNLFAYANHTDIQLRAHNLLASEADKTTQQGVLGLSYRWSPTEQTWVKLGRSLEGTRITNFPTLFEFAPLTGVAAFSMNPRKAMTDLQLRHSIDPEPGTRWSIALEHVREKQASESLGVGMLSTVSDGRTFSDTLYFGGVNAIDRRYTGITLDGQQQLTPTLRMDGALALQQIRQNVDGASILRLATSGVQNIETAERHDTRHVLSPRLGTVLQPTPGTTLRLAYQDWLRPLSVSTLTRVETAGIAVEDRLVEAGGRHKRLVAQWSQELGSNSFLSARADHLRVRNPGSLGVDLRTPSLPFLEEMRNAQLVNLSSTDVLEDTPTYYAGTLKALALGASHMVNHRWSVYGKYHYQHSDSEYESIAAPTVANSYAIPYIPRHTLVLGTTWASSARVYLSGRAVYRSERFEDQANLTRRPPGWSLDLVGYWESTDKHWMIGVGALNLFGPKSARQKSRYVLDARYRF, from the coding sequence ATGCGTCTGCCGCTGCCCCATCGTTCCGTTCTTTCCGCGCTGCTGGCGCTGGCCTGGCCCCTGCAGGGTTTGGCGGCCGTGCCGCCCGGCACCGCCGCCGAAATCGTCAGTCTGGAGGGCCTGGGCGACCAGCGCGGCGCCAGCACGTCCGACTGGCGCCCGGCGCGGCGCGCACAGGCGCTGGCACCGGGAGATTTCGTACGCACCCGCGAGGCCGCCCGCATGGCCCTGGTGTTCGCCGATGAAACCCAGTTGCGCCTGCACCAGAACACGGTGCTGCAGGTCAAGACCATCGCCACGGCGGGCCAGCCCGTGACCACGCTGCGCCTGGACGCTGGCCGCGCCTGGACGCAGACACGCCGCCCGGCCGGCAGCCCACTGCAAATGGAGACCCCTGCCGCCACCGCCGCCATCCGGGGCACAGACTGGCACATCAGCGTGGAGCCTGATGGCCGAACCCTGCTGACGGTGCTCTCGGGCACGGTGGACTTCGGCAACGACCAGGGCCGCATTGCTGTCGGCGCCAGTGAAGCAGCCTATGCCGAAGTGGGCAAGGCGCCTCTCAAGCTGCTGCTGAGCCAGCCGCGCGACCGCGTGCAGTGGGTCAATGCCCTGCAGGCCGACCCGGTGCCGCACCTGACGGCCGCGCCGCTGCCTGCGGCGCTCGAGCCCGTGCGCGCCGCGCTGACCGCCCGCGACACCACCGCCGCACGCGCCGCACTGGACCCGGTGCGCGCCAGCACCCCACCACAATGGGTGGCCGCGATGGACGCCGCCATTGCGCTGCAAGCGGGCGAATGGCGGCAAGCCCGCGCACTGCTGGAGCGCCAGTTGCCCCACAAGCCACCGCTGTTGGTGTGGCTGATGCAGTCTGACATGCAGTTGATGGACGGCGAAGGCCAGGCCGCCGTACTGACCCTGCGCGCTGCACTGGCGCAATGGCCCGCCCACCCGGCCCTGCTGGCGCATCTGGCGCGCGCCCAGTTGCTGAGCGACCGCATACCCGAGGCCCAAGCCACCCTGGCTGCCGCGAAGGATGTCAAAGACCCCGAGCTGGCGCTGGCCCGCGCCGCACTCGCACGCCGCCTGGGCGATGCCCCCGCCACGCTGTCGGCCTACACCGATGCGACAGCGCTGGCACCGCAGGACGCCCGCGGCTGGCTGGGCATGGGCAGTGCGCACACCGAACGCGAAAACACGGGCCCGGCCCGCCAGCATCTTCAACACGCGCTGGCGCTGGACCCGCATATCGCAGGTGCACAGGGTGAGCGCGGCACGCTGGAGACCTTTGCCAACCGCTTCGCTGAGGCCGAGGCGGCCTTTGCCAGCGCACTCGAAGACCACCCCGCCGACTACGTGGCGCTCACCGGCCAGGGGCTGCTGCACCTCAAGCAGGGCCAGCCCGAGGCGGCTCTCGACGACTTCCTGCGCGCCGGTGTGATGGAGCCGCGCTACGCCCGCGCCCGCACCTGGACCGCTGTCGCCTACTACCAGCTGGGCCGCCACCAGGACGCCATCACCACACTGCGCCAGGCCAGCGCGCTGGACGATAAAGACCCCCTTGCGTACATGCTGCTGGCGCAGATCCACACCGACCTGTTCCAGCCCGGCGAAGCCGTGCAGGCCGCGCGCGCCGCAGTGGAGCGCATGCCTTATCTCAAGTCGCTCAACCAGCTGGCCAACGACCAGAAAGGCAGCGCCAACCTGGGTGCGTCGCTCGCCTTTTTCGGCATGGAAGACTGGGCGCTGGAGCTTGCACAGCAAAGCTTCTCGCCCTACTGGGGCGCAAGCCACCTGTTTCTGGCCGACCGCTACCCCGGTGAGTTCAACAAAAATTCGGAGCTGTTCCAGGGTTTTCTCACCGACCCGATGGCTTTTGGCGCCAGCCAGCGCTACTCGTCGCTGCTCCAGCAGCCGGGCAGCCACGGGGCGGTCGACGCTTGGCAGGAACAAGAGTTCTACCACCTGAGAGCGCCCTCCATCACACTCAATGGCATGGACAACAGCCAGGTCCCGCTGTCGTGGTTCGTGAAAGCGCAGAAGGCGCAAGGCAGCCGCTTCCCTATCGATGTCGGCGTCACCAACCGACCCGCCTCTTACGACGCTACCGGCTCCGCCGAGGCCGATGCGGGGATATTCACGCTGGGTTTGGGCTTGCAGCCGAGCGAACGGCTCAACTTGTTTGCCTATGCCAACCACACAGACATCCAGTTGCGTGCCCACAATCTGCTGGCCTCGGAGGCCGACAAAACCACGCAGCAAGGCGTGCTGGGCCTGTCGTACCGCTGGAGCCCTACCGAGCAGACCTGGGTCAAGCTGGGCCGCAGCCTCGAAGGCACGCGCATCACGAACTTTCCGACGCTGTTCGAGTTTGCGCCGCTGACGGGTGTTGCCGCCTTTTCGATGAACCCGCGCAAAGCGATGACAGATCTGCAGTTGCGCCACAGCATCGACCCGGAGCCCGGCACGCGCTGGAGCATCGCGTTGGAGCATGTGAGGGAGAAACAGGCCAGCGAGAGCCTGGGGGTGGGCATGCTGAGCACCGTTTCCGACGGGCGGACCTTCTCGGACACCTTGTACTTCGGCGGCGTGAATGCCATCGACCGCCGCTACACCGGCATCACCCTGGACGGTCAGCAGCAGCTGACACCCACATTGCGGATGGACGGCGCTTTGGCGCTGCAGCAGATTCGCCAGAACGTGGACGGTGCAAGCATTCTGCGATTGGCAACCTCGGGGGTTCAAAACATCGAAACGGCCGAGCGCCACGACACCAGGCACGTGCTCAGCCCACGCCTGGGCACCGTGCTGCAACCAACGCCTGGCACAACGCTGCGCCTGGCCTACCAGGACTGGCTGCGCCCCTTGAGCGTTTCCACGCTGACGCGGGTCGAGACGGCAGGTATCGCCGTGGAAGACCGGTTGGTCGAAGCTGGCGGGCGCCACAAGCGCCTGGTGGCGCAGTGGAGCCAGGAGTTGGGCAGCAACAGTTTTTTGAGCGCACGCGCCGACCATCTGCGCGTGCGCAACCCCGGCTCGCTGGGGGTGGACCTGCGCACGCCCAGCCTGCCGTTTCTGGAAGAAATGCGCAACGCCCAGCTCGTCAACCTCTCCAGCACCGATGTGCTGGAAGACACGCCCACCTACTACGCGGGCACGCTCAAGGCGCTGGCACTCGGTGCGAGCCACATGGTGAACCATCGCTGGTCGGTCTATGGCAAGTACCACTACCAGCACAGCGATTCCGAATACGAATCGATCGCGGCGCCCACGGTGGCGAACTCGTACGCCATTCCCTACATCCCGCGCCACACGCTCGTGCTGGGCACTACCTGGGCCAGCAGCGCACGGGTGTACCTCAGCGGCCGCGCGGTGTACCGTTCTGAGCGCTTTGAAGACCAGGCCAACCTCACGCGCCGGCCGCCGGGCTGGAGTCTGGACTTGGTGGGGTACTGGGAATCGACCGACAAGCACTGGATGATTGGTGTGGGCGCGCTCAACCTGTTCGGCCCCAAATCCGCACGCCAGAAGTCCCGCTACGTACTCGATGCGCGCTACCGGTTCTAA
- a CDS encoding adenylate/guanylate cyclase domain-containing protein has product MLGAAVLALMLVGAASLSRPWHALEFKTFDLWTALAAPHRSALPVVVLAIDEPTFQEVQQSWPFPRSLHARVLDRLRDDGALAVGFDVVFADPGAPDQDAAFAQSLAAATAAGLPVVLASTREKVESASATLWTEVLPLAALRDAGAQHGDAGVQPDDDFVVRRMPQDKGSFSATLAGTAALHAMAAPPAEFIAYRGPRGTFDTRSYYQALEPGLLPQGFFHGKVVLIGRSTLTASDLQHSQADLFNSPFAALGGERLFPGVELQATLLDNLVSGDGLRLVPEAGSLALVLLALALLLPASLRWHPSAVGLLAAGLVGGMALLSWLLFLKAERWLAPLLPMAATVAMYGATTLVGYASTRQQARQMRAMFSQYVPPEVVSRLIAQPELLRLGGEAREVTLLFTDLAGFTTLSEHLSAEQTVEVLTLYFNAMTPIVHASGGTVDKFIGDAVMAFWGAPLPDPQHAEHAVRAAIAMQQAMQSLAAALQARGLPRIAMRIGVHTGRVVVGNVGSAQRFSYTAIGDAVNLAARLEGANKAFGTGILLSGDTAALLPSNLALRPLDDVVVKGKTVPVRVFTPCDDAAVCRHAQAALDAFHARAWDEAQSHLQALLARCPDDAAALRLQSRVEEARTLAPGAPWSAAVALDKL; this is encoded by the coding sequence TTGCTTGGCGCAGCTGTGCTGGCGCTGATGCTGGTGGGCGCCGCGTCGCTCAGTCGCCCTTGGCATGCGCTGGAGTTCAAAACCTTCGACCTCTGGACCGCACTGGCGGCCCCGCACCGCAGCGCGCTGCCCGTGGTGGTTCTGGCGATCGACGAGCCCACATTCCAGGAGGTGCAACAAAGCTGGCCGTTCCCGCGCAGCTTGCATGCGCGTGTGCTCGACCGCCTGCGCGACGACGGCGCCCTTGCCGTGGGCTTTGACGTGGTGTTTGCCGACCCCGGCGCGCCTGACCAGGACGCGGCATTCGCTCAGTCGCTCGCGGCGGCCACGGCAGCGGGCTTGCCGGTGGTGCTGGCCTCGACACGCGAAAAGGTGGAAAGCGCCAGCGCAACGCTGTGGACCGAGGTACTGCCGCTGGCGGCATTGCGCGACGCCGGGGCCCAGCATGGCGATGCCGGGGTGCAGCCCGACGACGACTTCGTCGTGCGCCGCATGCCACAGGACAAAGGCAGCTTTTCCGCCACGCTGGCTGGTACTGCGGCGCTGCATGCCATGGCAGCGCCACCTGCTGAATTCATTGCCTACCGTGGACCGCGCGGCACCTTCGACACGCGCTCGTATTACCAGGCACTGGAGCCGGGTCTGCTGCCACAAGGTTTCTTTCACGGCAAGGTGGTGCTGATTGGCCGCTCCACCCTCACGGCCAGCGATTTGCAGCACAGCCAGGCCGACCTTTTCAATTCGCCCTTTGCTGCACTGGGCGGCGAGCGCCTCTTTCCTGGCGTGGAACTGCAGGCGACCCTGCTCGACAACCTGGTCAGCGGCGACGGGTTGCGGCTGGTGCCCGAAGCAGGGTCGCTGGCGCTGGTGCTGCTGGCGCTCGCCCTGCTGCTGCCTGCCAGTCTGCGCTGGCACCCCAGTGCGGTCGGGTTGCTGGCGGCAGGGCTCGTTGGCGGCATGGCCCTGCTGTCATGGCTGCTGTTTCTCAAGGCGGAGCGCTGGCTGGCGCCGCTGCTGCCGATGGCGGCGACGGTGGCAATGTATGGCGCTACGACCCTGGTGGGCTATGCCAGCACACGCCAGCAGGCACGCCAGATGCGCGCCATGTTCTCGCAATACGTCCCGCCCGAAGTGGTCTCGCGCCTGATCGCCCAGCCCGAGCTGCTGCGCCTGGGCGGCGAGGCACGCGAGGTCACGCTGCTGTTTACCGACCTGGCGGGCTTCACGACGCTTTCCGAACACTTGAGCGCAGAGCAAACCGTGGAGGTGCTTACGCTCTACTTCAATGCCATGACGCCCATCGTGCACGCCAGCGGCGGCACCGTGGACAAGTTCATCGGCGACGCGGTCATGGCCTTCTGGGGCGCACCACTGCCCGACCCGCAGCATGCCGAGCATGCAGTGCGCGCCGCCATTGCCATGCAGCAGGCCATGCAGTCACTGGCGGCCGCGCTGCAGGCACGCGGACTGCCCCGCATCGCCATGCGCATTGGCGTGCACACCGGCCGTGTGGTGGTGGGCAATGTGGGTTCGGCGCAGCGTTTTTCCTACACGGCCATTGGCGATGCGGTGAACCTGGCCGCTCGGCTCGAAGGCGCCAACAAGGCGTTCGGCACGGGCATCCTGCTCTCGGGCGACACGGCGGCGCTGCTGCCCTCCAACTTGGCGCTGCGCCCGCTGGACGACGTGGTCGTCAAAGGCAAGACAGTGCCTGTGCGCGTGTTCACGCCCTGCGATGACGCTGCGGTCTGCCGCCATGCGCAGGCGGCCCTCGACGCCTTCCATGCCCGCGCGTGGGACGAGGCGCAAAGCCACCTGCAAGCGCTGCTGGCGCGCTGCCCGGACGATGCTGCCGCACTGCGCCTGCAGAGTCGGGTGGAAGAAGCCCGCACCCTGGCACCCGGTGCGCCCTGGTCCGCTGCGGTGGCCCTGGACAAGCTGTGA
- a CDS encoding HPF/RaiA family ribosome-associated protein has protein sequence MQVQVHTDNKIQGGESLAHWIQEEATTRLGRFRDVITRVEVFLSDVDGGKSGANDKRCRLEARPAGRQPVTVTADADKVADAFTGAAEKLVRALEHDLGRVKDRNGRETIRTQDE, from the coding sequence ATGCAAGTACAAGTGCACACCGACAACAAGATCCAAGGCGGCGAATCCCTGGCCCACTGGATCCAGGAAGAGGCCACGACCCGCCTGGGCCGGTTCCGTGACGTCATCACCCGCGTAGAAGTTTTCCTCTCGGATGTGGATGGCGGCAAATCGGGCGCCAACGACAAGCGCTGTCGCCTCGAAGCCCGCCCCGCCGGTCGCCAGCCAGTGACCGTCACAGCCGACGCCGACAAAGTGGCCGACGCTTTCACGGGTGCGGCAGAGAAGTTGGTGCGCGCACTTGAGCATGACCTGGGCCGCGTAAAAGACCGCAACGGCCGCGAGACCATCCGCACCCAGGACGAGTAA
- a CDS encoding SlyX family protein: protein MTSPHDIDQRLTALEIKASYSEDLLDQLNLTIYRQQQQIDRLLQELAYLRQQMPESSDGAPRNLRDELPPHY, encoded by the coding sequence ATGACATCCCCCCACGACATCGACCAGCGCCTGACCGCGTTGGAAATCAAGGCCAGCTACAGCGAAGACCTGCTCGACCAGTTGAACCTGACCATCTACCGACAGCAACAGCAGATAGACCGCTTGTTGCAAGAGCTCGCCTACCTGCGCCAGCAAATGCCCGAGTCGAGCGATGGCGCGCCGCGCAACCTGCGCGACGAGTTGCCCCCGCACTACTGA
- the gap gene encoding type I glyceraldehyde-3-phosphate dehydrogenase, whose amino-acid sequence MTIKIGINGFGRIGRMVFRAAVQNFSDIEVVGINDLLEPDYLAYMLKYDSVHGRFKGEVSVEGNTLIVNGKKIRLTQERDPANLKWNEVGADIVVEATGLFLDKASAEKHLAAGAKKVLMSAPSKDDTPMFVFGVNHAQYAGQAIVSNASCTTNCLAPVAKVLHDKWGIKRGLMTTVHAATATQKTVDGPSNKDWRGGRGILENIIPSSTGAAKAVGVVIPELNKKLTGMSFRVPTSDVSVVDLTVELDKPATYAEICAEMKAQSEGALKGVLGYTADKVVATDFRGESCTSVFDSEAGIALDTTFLKVVAWYDNEWGYSNKCLEMVRVISK is encoded by the coding sequence ATGACGATCAAGATTGGCATCAACGGCTTCGGCCGCATCGGCCGCATGGTGTTCCGCGCAGCAGTGCAGAACTTCTCTGACATTGAAGTCGTGGGTATCAACGACCTGCTCGAGCCCGACTACCTGGCCTATATGCTCAAGTACGACAGCGTGCATGGCCGCTTCAAGGGCGAAGTCTCGGTCGAGGGCAACACCCTGATCGTCAACGGCAAGAAAATTCGCCTGACGCAGGAGCGCGACCCCGCCAACCTGAAGTGGAACGAAGTGGGTGCCGACATCGTGGTCGAAGCCACCGGTCTGTTCCTGGACAAGGCCAGCGCCGAGAAGCACCTGGCCGCCGGTGCCAAGAAGGTGCTGATGTCTGCCCCCTCCAAGGACGACACGCCGATGTTCGTGTTCGGCGTGAACCATGCCCAGTACGCTGGCCAGGCCATCGTCTCCAACGCCTCGTGCACCACCAACTGCCTGGCCCCCGTGGCCAAGGTGCTTCATGATAAATGGGGTATCAAGCGCGGCCTGATGACCACCGTGCACGCCGCCACCGCCACGCAGAAGACCGTGGACGGCCCATCCAACAAAGACTGGCGCGGTGGCCGCGGCATTCTGGAAAACATCATCCCCAGCTCCACCGGCGCCGCCAAGGCCGTGGGTGTGGTGATTCCTGAGCTCAACAAGAAGCTGACCGGCATGTCCTTCCGCGTGCCCACCTCCGACGTGTCGGTGGTGGATCTGACCGTGGAGCTGGACAAGCCCGCGACCTACGCCGAGATCTGCGCTGAAATGAAGGCACAGTCCGAAGGCGCGCTCAAAGGCGTGCTGGGCTACACCGCCGACAAGGTGGTCGCCACCGACTTCCGTGGGGAGAGCTGCACCAGCGTGTTCGACTCCGAAGCCGGTATCGCCCTGGACACCACTTTCCTCAAGGTGGTGGCCTGGTACGACAACGAGTGGGGTTATTCGAACAAGTGCCTGGAAATGGTGCGCGTGATTTCCAAGTAA